Proteins found in one Anopheles aquasalis chromosome 3, idAnoAquaMG_Q_19, whole genome shotgun sequence genomic segment:
- the LOC126579158 gene encoding mushroom body large-type Kenyon cell-specific protein 1-like isoform X5, translating to MASLGMGVGINGSVMGVPMGYLDFAPEPPAPTATPVTEHVDINCAPSHDTRDLSSKYSVPNDGDLRVKFETLRSLDHPPNAVQLDNQQVVSHQQQQAQQQQQQQQQLHHQQQQQAQQQQLLHQQQQHLLQQQQQQQQQQQQAHRQTPQPPAVQQQQQQQNELQRHSPPHMQQQQQQQHVMLIDPQQQQHHPTTHSPASSVSSSSSSQHPENLVTGGGGAGGGGGGGGGSVTPNPNTSNGGEELEPPRLSLKQEIITDAEQQQTMEVEQDQSSMHGSSGMVVTPEISGIMNQSQMSDMYQSDASEDSKVGILDGSSIQYTNLTSPNEAKTPTGPKTWTAEDMESALEALRTHNMSLTKASATYGIPSTTLWQRAHRLGIDTPKKEGPSKTWNEDSLNSALEALRTGTISANKASKAFGIPSSTLYKIARREGIRLAAPFNAAPTTWSAEDLDRALEAIRAGQTSVQKASTEFGIPTGTLYGRCKREGIELSRSNPTPWSEDAMMEALESVKQGHMSINQAAIHYNLPYSSLYGRFKRGKYDTPSSGGGGGGGSSTSAAAAAAAAAAGGGSAGAGGNTGTPGAASNVGGSPQMEFKIEPQHNDHSPENTQHYNPALSASSTPTSNTPTQQQQQQQQQQQQQQQQQQQQQQQQQIAHHLVQPAPTPVSIHIIDAAHHHLTHPHQQLHQQQVIAQHQPQPQHHHLHHQPQLIQHHIIPQQHHIIYQQPLQPIQQQPQYHPMYHIIKQENDRS from the exons ATGGCCAGCCTAGGCATGGGCGTTGGAATA AACGGTTCCGTTATGGGCGTACCAATGGGTTACCTGGACTttgcaccggaaccaccagccCCGACCGCAACGCCGGTGACAGAACATGTGGACATTAATTGTGCGCCTAGCCACGATACCCGTGATCTGTCCAGTAAGT ATTCTGTGCCAAACGATGGTGATTTACGAGTGAAATTCGAAACGTTACGTTCACTAGATCATCCCCCGAATGCGGTGCAACTGGACAATCAACAAGTCgtcagccaccagcagcagcaggcgcagcaacaacagcagcagcaacagcagcttcaccatcaacagcaacagcaagcgcagcaacagcaactattgcaccagcagcaacagcatttactgcaacagcagcagcagcagcaacaacaacagcaacaagccCATAGACAAACGCCTCAGCCACCagccgttcagcagcagcagcagcagcagaatgagcTCCAGCGACACTCACCACcacacatgcagcagcaacagcaacagcagcatgtaATGTTGATtgatccacaacaacaacagcaccacccgACCACCCATAGTCCTGCTTCGAGTGTGTCGTCCTCATCTTCCAGCCAGCATCCCGAGAACCTggtaaccggtggtggtggtgctggtggcggcggcggcggtggtggtggttccgtcaCACCGAATCCGAACACCAGCAATGGTGGGGAAGAGCTAGAGCCACCGAGACTGAGTTTAAAACAGGAAATTATAACCgatgctgagcagcagcaaacgatggagGTCGAGCAGGACCAATCGTCGATGCATGGCAGCAGTGGCATGGTGGTGACGCCTGAGATATCGGGCATTATGAACCAAAGCCAGATGAGCG ATATGTACCAGTCGGATGCAAGTGAAGACTCCAAGGTTGGCATCCTGGACGGGTCGTCGATCCAGTACACCAATTTGACGAGcccgaacgaagcaaaaacccCGACGGGTCCGAAAACATGGACGGCCGAAGATATGGAATCAGCGCTGGAAGCGTTACGTACTCACAACATGAGCTTGACGAAG GCATCCGCAACGTACGGCATTCCCTCGACGACCCTTTGGCAGCGTGCTCATCGCCTTGGCATTGACACACCGAAGAAGGAGGGTCCCTCGAAGACGTGGAACGAGGATTCGCTAAACAGTGCACTGGAGGCCCTCCGTACGGGCACGATTTCCGCGAACAAGGCTTCGAAAGCGTTCGGTATCCCGTCCTCAACGCTATACAAGATAGCGCGCCGCGAAGGCATCCGGCTGGCCGCCCCGTTCAATGCGGCCCCAACCACCTGGTCCGCCGAGGATTTGGACCGTGCCTTGGAAGCGATCCGTGCCGGACAGACATCGGTACAGAAGGCTAGTACCGAGTTTGGCATTCCAACCGGTACGCTCTATGGGCGCTGCAAGCGCGAAGGCATCGAGCTGTCACGCTCTAACCCTACGCCATGGTCGGAGGACGCCATGATGGAAGCCTTAGAGTCAGTAAA ACAGGGACACATGTCGATCAATCAAGCCGCCATCCACTATAACCTACCGTACAGCTCACTGTATGGCCGGTTCAAACGCGGCAAATACGATACGCCCAGTTcgggcggcggtggcggtggtggcagttcgacaagtgctgctgctgctgctgctgctgctgcagccggtGGcggtagtgctggtgctggtggaaataCTGGAACACCTGGCGCCGCGAGTAATGTTGGCGGTAGTCCCCAGATGGAGTTTAAGATAGAGCCACAGCATAATGACCATAGTCCAGAAAATACG CAACATTACAATCCTGCACTATCGGCATCGTCGACGCCAACGAGCAATActccaacacaacaacaacagcagcagcagcagcaacagcagcagcaacaacagcaacaacagcaacaacagcagcagcagcaaattgcTCATCATTTAGTCCAACCCGCTCCAACGCCGGTCAGCATTCACATTATTGATGCCGCTCACCATCATCTCACTCatccgcaccagcagctccatcagcagcaggtgattgcgcagcatcagccgcagccgcaacatcatcatctgcatcatcagcCGCAGCTGATCCAGCATCACATCATTCCGCAGCAACATCACATCATCTACCAGCAGCCGTTGCaaccgatccagcagcagccccagtaCCATCCTATGTATCACATCATCAAGCAGGAAAACGACAGAAGTTGA